From one Streptomyces sp. R41 genomic stretch:
- a CDS encoding cyclopropane-fatty-acyl-phospholipid synthase family protein yields MTDPAAPPRLTRLTFHGPLSEARATRLVERLTRTNPTTVLDIGCGWAELMLRLLAATPGAKGIGIDLNADDLDRGRRSAAQRGLANRVDFVEESALGTAHGPADLVLCLGADHALSEAEAPGHTVEALRELRRLVADGGRVLLGEGFWQRTPTPAELSGMWPGASADEHYELPALVDLAVAAGFRPEWIETASMDEWEEFESGYQADTEVWLAGHTDHPLAAETRERLDRHRRAWMSYRGILGLAYLTLVPTT; encoded by the coding sequence ATGACCGACCCCGCGGCCCCACCCCGCCTCACCCGCCTCACCTTCCACGGCCCCCTCTCCGAGGCACGAGCAACACGCCTGGTGGAGCGCCTGACCCGGACGAATCCCACCACCGTGCTCGACATCGGCTGCGGCTGGGCCGAGTTGATGCTCCGTCTCCTGGCCGCCACCCCCGGCGCCAAGGGCATCGGCATCGACCTGAACGCCGATGACCTGGACCGCGGCCGACGGAGCGCGGCGCAGCGAGGGCTGGCGAACAGGGTCGACTTCGTCGAGGAGTCCGCGCTCGGCACGGCTCACGGCCCCGCCGACCTCGTCCTGTGTCTCGGCGCCGACCACGCCCTCAGCGAGGCCGAGGCTCCCGGGCACACCGTCGAGGCCCTCCGCGAGCTGCGCCGACTCGTCGCCGACGGCGGCCGCGTGCTGCTCGGCGAGGGTTTCTGGCAGCGCACGCCCACGCCCGCCGAACTGTCCGGCATGTGGCCGGGCGCCTCGGCCGACGAGCACTACGAACTCCCGGCACTCGTCGATCTCGCGGTCGCCGCCGGTTTCCGGCCCGAGTGGATCGAGACGGCATCCATGGACGAGTGGGAGGAGTTCGAGTCGGGCTACCAGGCGGACACGGAGGTGTGGCTCGCCGGCCACACCGACCACCCCCTCGCGGCCGAGACCAGGGAACGACTCGACCGCCACCGCCGCGCCTGGATGAGCTACCGCGGCATCCTGGGCCTGGCCTACCTCACGCTGGTTCCCACGACCTGA
- a CDS encoding maleylpyruvate isomerase family mycothiol-dependent enzyme, whose amino-acid sequence MSLHPSLQSYADAWTHSIDAISELVQPLVEGEWNRRTPCPGWSVRDLVSHVIGMDCEMLGDPRPIHTLPRDLYHVTNEYQRYMEMQVDVRRHHTAPEMTSELEYTIIRRNRQLRNESRQPDTKVRGPLGTEITLEQAMRNRAFDVWVHEQDLRAALGRPGNLDSPGALIVRDELLAALPKVVAKDAGAPANSAVVFDVHGPVEFLRTVRVDADGRGSIDGAPSLGPAATLALDWETFVRLACGRVHADTVMDRIKAEGDPDLTTAILRSLKVTP is encoded by the coding sequence GTGAGTCTGCATCCCAGCCTTCAGTCCTACGCCGACGCCTGGACCCATTCGATCGACGCGATATCAGAGCTGGTGCAGCCCCTTGTGGAAGGCGAGTGGAACCGGCGCACCCCGTGCCCCGGCTGGTCCGTGCGCGACCTCGTCTCGCACGTCATCGGCATGGACTGCGAGATGCTCGGCGACCCGCGGCCGATCCACACGCTCCCCCGCGACCTGTACCACGTGACGAACGAGTACCAGCGGTACATGGAGATGCAGGTCGACGTACGCCGCCACCACACCGCTCCGGAGATGACCTCCGAGCTGGAGTACACGATCATCCGCCGCAACCGCCAGCTGCGGAACGAGTCCCGGCAGCCCGACACCAAGGTGCGCGGCCCCCTCGGCACCGAGATCACCCTCGAACAGGCCATGCGGAACCGCGCGTTCGACGTCTGGGTGCACGAGCAGGATCTCCGCGCCGCCCTCGGCCGGCCGGGCAACCTCGACTCCCCGGGCGCGCTCATCGTCCGCGACGAACTCCTCGCCGCCCTTCCGAAGGTGGTCGCCAAGGACGCGGGCGCCCCGGCGAACTCGGCGGTCGTCTTCGACGTCCACGGCCCCGTCGAGTTCCTGCGCACGGTCCGCGTCGACGCCGACGGGCGCGGCTCCATAGACGGCGCCCCCTCCCTCGGCCCGGCCGCCACCCTCGCCCTCGACTGGGAAACCTTCGTCCGCCTGGCCTGCGGCCGCGTCCACGCCGACACCGTCATGGACCGCATCAAGGCAGAGGGCGACCCGGACCTGACGACCGCGATCCTCAGGTCTCTCAAAGTCACACCGTGA
- a CDS encoding carbon-nitrogen family hydrolase, translating to MRASLLQIDVNGAESVDARRRRVAALVREQAGVDLVVLPELWTTGAFAYEAFAAEAEPLEGPTYEVMAKAASDAGVWLHAGSIPERTASDSGFAAGEGTLYNTSLVFSPSGELAAAYRKIHRFGFDKGEAVLMGAGAELVTVRLPETVVGVATCYDLRFPELFRGLVDAGAETFVIPAGWPERRRSHWTLLAQARAVENQAFVLACGTAGTHAGVPQAGHSIVVDPWGEVLAEAGAGEEVLTVDFDPAKVATTREQFPALKDRLLGLAAPRR from the coding sequence GTGCGCGCCTCTCTCCTCCAGATCGACGTAAACGGGGCCGAATCGGTCGATGCGCGTCGGCGGCGTGTGGCCGCTCTCGTACGAGAACAAGCCGGTGTCGATCTCGTGGTGCTGCCCGAGCTGTGGACGACCGGCGCGTTCGCCTACGAGGCGTTCGCGGCGGAGGCCGAGCCGCTGGAGGGGCCCACGTACGAGGTGATGGCCAAGGCGGCGAGCGACGCGGGGGTGTGGCTGCACGCCGGCTCGATTCCCGAGCGGACCGCGTCCGACAGCGGCTTCGCCGCCGGTGAGGGCACCCTGTACAACACCTCTCTCGTCTTCTCGCCCTCCGGTGAACTTGCCGCCGCCTACCGGAAGATCCACCGGTTCGGCTTCGACAAGGGGGAGGCCGTGCTGATGGGGGCGGGGGCGGAGCTGGTGACGGTGCGGCTGCCGGAGACGGTGGTCGGGGTCGCCACGTGTTACGACCTGCGGTTCCCGGAGCTCTTCCGTGGGCTCGTCGACGCGGGCGCCGAGACATTTGTCATCCCTGCCGGGTGGCCCGAGCGGAGGCGCTCGCACTGGACGCTGCTCGCGCAGGCGCGGGCTGTCGAGAACCAGGCGTTCGTGCTGGCCTGCGGGACTGCGGGTACGCATGCGGGAGTTCCCCAGGCGGGGCACTCGATCGTGGTGGACCCGTGGGGGGAGGTTCTCGCCGAGGCGGGGGCCGGCGAGGAGGTCCTCACCGTGGACTTCGACCCCGCGAAGGTCGCGACCACGCGGGAGCAGTTCCCCGCGCTCAAGGATCGGTTGCTGGGGCTTGCTGCTCCTCGGCGCTGA
- a CDS encoding LURP-one-related/scramblase family protein: MRYLVRDRLLGFGEDYWIEDDHGNKVFLVDGKAMRLRDTFELKDTHGRVLIDIHQKMFALRDTMIIERDGDPLATIKRKRLSLLRNHYRVSLVDGTELDVSGKILDREFAIDYDNELLAQISRRWLHVRETYGVDVVREDTDPALLIAVAVCVIHLAEKERGEED; the protein is encoded by the coding sequence ATGAGATACCTCGTACGCGACCGGCTCCTCGGCTTCGGTGAGGACTACTGGATCGAGGACGACCACGGCAACAAGGTCTTCCTCGTCGACGGCAAGGCCATGCGGCTGCGGGACACCTTCGAGCTGAAGGACACCCACGGGCGGGTCCTGATCGACATCCACCAGAAGATGTTCGCCCTGCGCGACACGATGATCATCGAGCGGGACGGCGATCCCCTGGCGACCATCAAGCGCAAACGCCTGTCCCTGCTCCGCAACCACTACCGCGTGTCCCTCGTCGACGGCACCGAACTCGACGTCAGCGGCAAAATCCTCGACCGCGAGTTCGCCATCGACTACGACAACGAACTCCTCGCCCAGATCTCCCGCCGCTGGCTCCACGTCCGCGAGACGTACGGCGTCGATGTCGTGCGCGAGGACACGGATCCCGCCCTGCTGATCGCGGTGGCGGTATGCGTCATCCACTTGGCGGAGAAGGAACGGGGCGAGGAGGACTGA
- a CDS encoding GlxA family transcriptional regulator → MPQGSSQPPPRGVPLRGATHRVVLVVDENSNPFEMSCAIEIFGLRRPELGRELYDFRLCAAEPRTRMRDGFFTLTDVSGLDAAESADTLIVPNRPDTDAPRSPEVLDAVRRAHERGARLIGFCSGAFTIAEAGLLDGRRAACHWMWAESFRTRFPRVRLEPDVLFVDDGDILTASGSASALDLGLHVVRRDHGAEIANAVSRRLVFAAHRDGGQRQFVERPVPDVPDESLAPLLAWAQERLGEPLTVADLATRAAVSPATLHRRFRAQLGTTPLAWLTGERVALACRLIERGEERLDVVAERSGLGTAANLRARLRHATGLSPSAYRRRFGPPTGEPVMA, encoded by the coding sequence ATGCCGCAAGGATCCTCTCAGCCGCCGCCCCGTGGGGTGCCCCTCCGCGGGGCCACCCACCGCGTCGTCCTGGTCGTCGACGAGAACTCCAACCCCTTCGAGATGAGCTGCGCCATTGAGATCTTCGGGCTGCGCAGACCCGAACTCGGGCGGGAGCTGTACGACTTCCGGCTGTGCGCCGCCGAGCCACGGACCCGGATGCGGGACGGGTTCTTCACGCTCACCGATGTCTCCGGGCTCGACGCGGCCGAGAGCGCGGACACGCTGATCGTGCCGAACCGGCCCGACACCGACGCCCCGCGCTCCCCTGAGGTGCTGGACGCCGTACGCCGGGCGCACGAGCGGGGCGCCCGGCTCATCGGCTTCTGCTCCGGCGCGTTCACGATCGCGGAGGCCGGACTGCTGGACGGGCGGCGGGCGGCCTGCCACTGGATGTGGGCGGAGTCCTTCCGGACGCGGTTTCCGCGGGTGCGCCTGGAGCCGGACGTCCTCTTCGTCGACGACGGCGACATCCTCACCGCGTCCGGCAGCGCGTCCGCGCTCGACCTCGGGCTGCACGTCGTGCGGCGCGACCACGGCGCGGAGATCGCCAACGCGGTGTCCCGCCGACTGGTCTTCGCCGCGCATCGCGACGGCGGTCAGCGCCAGTTCGTCGAGCGGCCCGTGCCCGACGTACCGGACGAGTCCCTCGCACCCCTGCTGGCCTGGGCGCAGGAGCGGCTCGGCGAACCACTGACGGTCGCGGACCTGGCAACGCGCGCGGCGGTCAGCCCGGCGACGCTGCACCGCCGCTTCCGCGCCCAGCTGGGCACGACCCCACTCGCGTGGCTGACCGGGGAGCGGGTCGCGCTCGCCTGCCGGCTCATCGAGCGCGGGGAGGAACGGCTGGACGTGGTGGCGGAACGCAGCGGTCTGGGGACCGCCGCGAACCTGCGGGCGCGGCTGCGCCACGCGACCGGACTCAGCCCGTCGGCCTACCGACGGCGTTTCGGACCGCCCACCGGGGAACCGGTGATGGCATGA
- a CDS encoding cupin domain-containing protein gives MSSEPEPISEAAPRSEPVSLPTALASFTDLWSPRIVTAVNDYDVRIAKVEGEHVWHVHDHTDEFFLVLEGELTIALREPDGERTVVLPKGSVFTVPRGTEHKPYAPAGAAILMFEPTGTLTVGDRHDEVPDHVDATTGHALA, from the coding sequence ATGAGCAGCGAACCCGAGCCGATCAGCGAAGCCGCCCCGCGCAGCGAACCCGTATCCCTCCCCACCGCCCTGGCCTCCTTCACCGACCTGTGGAGCCCCCGCATCGTCACCGCCGTCAACGACTACGACGTACGCATCGCCAAGGTCGAAGGCGAACACGTCTGGCACGTCCACGACCACACGGACGAGTTCTTCCTGGTCCTGGAGGGCGAGCTGACCATCGCGCTGCGGGAACCGGACGGCGAGCGCACCGTCGTGCTCCCCAAGGGCTCGGTCTTCACCGTCCCGCGCGGCACCGAGCACAAGCCGTACGCCCCGGCCGGCGCCGCGATCCTGATGTTCGAGCCCACGGGCACCCTCACGGTCGGCGACCGCCACGACGAGGTGCCGGACCACGTGGACGCGACGACGGGGCACGCGCTGGCCTGA
- a CDS encoding thioredoxin-like domain-containing protein, protein MNDSAPAPTPRRARVRAPELIGKGGWLNTGDEQYTLADLRGRIVILDFWTFCCINCLHVLDELRELEEKHRDTVVIIGVHSPKFVHEAEHQAVVDAVERYGVEHPVLDDPELATWKQYAVRAWPTLVVIDPEGYVVAQHAGEGHAHAIARLVEELEAEHAAKGTLRRGDGPYVAPEPEPTALRFPGKALALPSGNLLVSDTTRHQLVELEADGETVVRRIGSGVRGFADGAAEAAGFSEPQGLALLDDGSVVVADTVNHALRRLDPATGEVTTLAGTGRQWWQGSPTSGPAREVDLSSPWDVAVFGGRVWIAMAGVHQLWAYDPADGSVGVAAGTTNEGLVDGPGAEAWFAQPSGLAATADRLWLADSETSALRWVDLDGAVHTAVGTGLFDFGHRDGAAEQALFQHPLGVTALPDGSVAVSDTYNHALRRYDPATGEVTTLATDLREPSDAVLVGDDIVVVESARHRLTRLRLPEEAVRVESVAHRTQRAATEVAPGGLQLDVIFQAPPGQKLDTRYGPSTRLLVSSTPPELLLKGEGAGTDLSRVLELNPAVTEGVLHVSAMAASCDDDPADEYPACHVHQQDWGVPVRLTEGGADRLPLVLAGMAD, encoded by the coding sequence ATGAACGACTCCGCCCCGGCCCCCACACCCCGCCGCGCCCGTGTCCGCGCCCCCGAGCTGATCGGCAAGGGCGGCTGGCTGAACACGGGGGACGAGCAGTACACCCTCGCCGACCTGCGAGGACGCATCGTCATCCTCGATTTCTGGACGTTTTGCTGCATCAACTGTCTGCACGTCCTGGACGAGCTGCGGGAGCTGGAGGAGAAGCACCGGGACACGGTGGTGATCATCGGGGTCCACTCGCCGAAGTTCGTGCACGAGGCCGAGCACCAGGCGGTCGTCGACGCCGTCGAGCGGTACGGGGTGGAGCACCCGGTCCTCGACGATCCCGAGCTCGCGACCTGGAAGCAGTACGCCGTACGCGCCTGGCCGACGCTCGTCGTGATCGACCCCGAGGGGTACGTCGTGGCGCAGCACGCCGGTGAGGGGCATGCGCACGCGATCGCCCGGCTGGTGGAGGAGCTGGAGGCCGAGCACGCGGCGAAGGGCACCCTGCGACGCGGCGACGGGCCGTACGTGGCGCCGGAGCCCGAGCCCACGGCGCTCCGCTTCCCCGGCAAGGCGCTCGCCCTGCCGAGCGGGAACCTGCTGGTCAGCGACACGACCCGGCATCAGCTGGTGGAGCTGGAGGCCGACGGCGAGACCGTCGTACGGCGTATCGGATCCGGCGTACGGGGCTTTGCGGACGGCGCGGCCGAGGCGGCCGGGTTCAGCGAGCCGCAGGGGCTGGCGCTGCTGGACGACGGGTCCGTGGTCGTCGCCGACACCGTGAACCACGCCCTGCGCCGCCTCGATCCCGCGACCGGCGAGGTCACGACGCTGGCGGGGACCGGCCGCCAGTGGTGGCAGGGCTCGCCGACGTCCGGGCCCGCGCGCGAGGTCGACCTGTCCTCGCCGTGGGACGTGGCCGTGTTCGGCGGGCGCGTGTGGATCGCCATGGCCGGTGTGCACCAGCTGTGGGCGTACGACCCGGCCGACGGGAGCGTCGGGGTCGCCGCCGGTACGACCAACGAGGGGCTCGTCGACGGGCCGGGGGCCGAGGCCTGGTTCGCGCAGCCGTCGGGGCTCGCCGCCACCGCCGACCGGCTCTGGCTGGCCGACTCCGAGACGTCCGCGCTGCGCTGGGTGGACCTCGACGGCGCCGTGCACACCGCCGTCGGCACCGGGCTCTTCGACTTCGGACACCGCGACGGGGCGGCCGAACAGGCGCTGTTCCAGCACCCGTTGGGCGTCACCGCGCTCCCCGACGGCTCCGTGGCGGTGAGCGACACGTACAACCACGCGCTGCGCCGCTACGACCCGGCGACCGGCGAAGTGACCACGCTGGCCACGGACTTGCGGGAGCCGAGCGACGCGGTGCTCGTCGGCGACGACATCGTGGTCGTCGAGTCCGCCCGCCACCGGCTGACCCGGCTGCGGCTCCCCGAGGAGGCCGTACGCGTCGAGTCGGTCGCCCACCGCACGCAGCGCGCGGCCACCGAAGTCGCCCCGGGCGGGCTGCAGTTGGACGTCATCTTCCAGGCTCCGCCGGGCCAGAAGCTGGACACCCGCTACGGCCCCTCCACCCGGCTCCTCGTCTCCTCGACCCCGCCCGAGCTACTGCTCAAGGGCGAGGGCGCGGGAACCGATCTCTCCCGCGTCCTGGAGCTGAACCCGGCCGTCACCGAAGGGGTTCTGCACGTCTCCGCGATGGCCGCGTCCTGCGACGACGACCCTGCCGACGAGTACCCGGCCTGCCACGTCCACCAGCAGGACTGGGGCGTACCGGTCCGCCTCACCGAGGGCGGCGCGGACCGGCTGCCCCTCGTCCTCGCGGGCATGGCCGACTGA
- a CDS encoding DUF6458 family protein produces MGLGGCIILIAAGAILTFATDWNMQGVNLDLVGVIFMIVGLIGVTTFSSIARRRRVVVPPTTPVVEEERHHRGGYGDGYGM; encoded by the coding sequence ATGGGCCTGGGCGGATGCATCATCCTGATCGCCGCGGGAGCGATCCTCACGTTCGCGACCGACTGGAACATGCAGGGAGTCAACCTCGACCTGGTCGGGGTCATCTTCATGATCGTCGGGCTGATCGGCGTGACGACGTTCAGCAGCATCGCCCGGCGCAGGCGGGTGGTCGTGCCGCCGACCACGCCGGTGGTCGAGGAGGAACGACACCACCGGGGCGGCTACGGCGACGGGTACGGCATGTAG
- a CDS encoding M18 family aminopeptidase has translation MSTPSRFDRGHTDDLMSFLAASPTPYHAVANAAERLEKAGFRQVAETDAWEGTSGGKYVLRGGAIVAWYVPEGTEPHTPFRIVGAHTDSPNLRVKPLPDSGAHGWRQVAVEIYGGPLLNSWLDRDLGLAGRLSLRDGSTRLVNIDRALLRVPQLAVHLDRSVSTDGLKLDKQRHLQPIWGLGEPHEGDLIAFLEEELGLATGEVTGWDLMTHSIERPSYLGRDEELVAGPRMDNLLSLHAGTAALVAVAAGDSGLPYIPVLAGFDHEENGSQSDTGADGPLLGSVLERSVFARGGSYEDRARAFAGTVCLSSDTGHAVHPNYAERHDPTHHPRANGGPILKVNVNNRYATDGSGRAVFAAACEKAGVPFQSFVSNNSMPCGTTIGPITAARHGIKTVDIGVAILSMHSARELCGADDPFLLTNALVAFLEG, from the coding sequence ATGAGCACACCCTCCCGCTTCGATCGCGGCCATACCGACGACCTCATGTCCTTCCTGGCGGCGAGCCCGACGCCGTACCACGCGGTGGCGAATGCCGCCGAGCGGCTGGAGAAGGCCGGATTCCGTCAGGTCGCCGAGACCGACGCGTGGGAGGGCACGAGCGGCGGGAAGTACGTGCTGCGCGGGGGCGCCATCGTCGCCTGGTACGTGCCGGAGGGCACCGAGCCGCACACCCCGTTCCGGATCGTGGGCGCGCACACCGACTCCCCGAACCTGCGGGTCAAGCCCCTGCCGGACAGCGGCGCGCACGGCTGGCGGCAGGTGGCCGTGGAGATCTACGGCGGACCGCTGCTGAACTCCTGGCTGGACCGCGACCTGGGCCTCGCGGGACGCCTGTCGCTGCGGGACGGCTCGACCCGCCTGGTGAACATCGACCGCGCCCTGCTGCGCGTGCCCCAACTCGCCGTCCACCTGGACCGTTCCGTCAGCACCGACGGGCTCAAGCTCGACAAGCAGCGCCATCTGCAGCCCATCTGGGGGCTCGGCGAACCCCACGAGGGCGATCTGATCGCCTTCCTGGAGGAGGAGCTGGGGCTGGCCACGGGCGAGGTCACCGGCTGGGACCTGATGACCCACTCCATCGAGCGGCCCTCGTACCTGGGCCGCGACGAGGAGCTGGTGGCGGGCCCGCGCATGGACAACCTGCTCTCCCTGCACGCGGGTACGGCGGCGCTGGTCGCGGTGGCGGCCGGCGACTCCGGGCTCCCTTACATCCCCGTGCTCGCGGGCTTCGACCACGAGGAGAACGGCTCGCAGAGCGACACCGGTGCCGACGGGCCGCTGCTCGGCAGCGTGCTGGAGCGTTCGGTGTTCGCGCGCGGCGGCTCGTACGAGGACCGGGCGCGCGCCTTCGCCGGCACGGTCTGTCTGTCCTCCGACACCGGCCACGCCGTCCACCCCAACTACGCCGAGCGGCACGACCCGACGCACCACCCGCGCGCCAACGGCGGCCCCATCCTCAAGGTGAACGTCAACAACCGCTACGCCACGGACGGTTCGGGCCGCGCCGTCTTCGCCGCCGCCTGCGAGAAGGCCGGCGTGCCCTTCCAGTCCTTCGTCTCCAACAACTCGATGCCCTGCGGCACCACCATCGGCCCCATCACCGCGGCCCGGCACGGCATCAAGACCGTCGACATCGGCGTGGCCATCCTCTCCATGCACAGCGCCCGCGAACTCTGCGGCGCGGACGACCCGTTCCTGCTGACCAACGCGCTGGTGGCGTTCTTGGAGGGATAG
- a CDS encoding acyl-CoA dehydrogenase, protein MGHYKSNLRDIEFNLFEVLGRDKLYGTGPFAEMDTDTAKSILEELTRLSENELAESFADADRNPPVFDPETNTAPVPESFKKSYKAFMDSEYWRLGLPEEIGGTTAPPSLIWSYAELILGANPAVWMYSSGPAFAGILFDEGNEVQKKIAQIAVEKTWGSTMVLTEPDAGSDVGAGRTKAIQQEDGSWHIEGVKRFITSGEHDMEENILHYVLARPEGHGPGTKGLSLFLVPKYLFDFETGELGERNGVYATNVEHKMGLKASNTCEMTFGDRHPAKGWLIGDKHDGIRQMFRIIEFARMMVGTKAISTLSTGYLNALEYAKERVQGPDLANFMDKTAPKVTITHHPDVRRSLMTQKAYAEGMRALVLHTAAVQDEIAVKTAAGEDVSALHALNDLLLPIVKGYGSEKGYEQLAQSLQTFGGSGFLQEYPIEQYIRDAKIDTLYEGTTAIQGQDFFFRKIVRNQGAALNSLAEDIKKFLALGTGGEELSTAREQLAKAAVELEAIVGLMLTDLAATEQDVKNIYKVGLNTTRLLMASGDVVVGYLLLRGAAVAAEKLATASAKDKPFYTGKIAAAKFFAANVLPGVTGARKLAEGVELDLMELDEAAF, encoded by the coding sequence AGCTGGCCGAGTCCTTCGCGGACGCCGACCGCAACCCGCCGGTCTTCGACCCGGAGACCAACACCGCGCCCGTGCCCGAGTCCTTCAAGAAGTCCTACAAGGCCTTCATGGACTCCGAGTACTGGCGCCTCGGCCTGCCCGAGGAGATCGGCGGCACCACCGCCCCGCCGTCCCTGATCTGGTCGTACGCGGAGCTGATCCTCGGTGCGAACCCGGCGGTCTGGATGTACTCGTCCGGCCCGGCGTTCGCCGGCATCCTCTTCGACGAGGGCAACGAGGTCCAGAAGAAGATCGCCCAGATCGCGGTCGAGAAGACCTGGGGCTCCACCATGGTGCTCACCGAGCCCGACGCGGGTTCGGACGTCGGCGCCGGTCGCACCAAGGCGATCCAGCAGGAGGACGGCTCCTGGCACATCGAGGGCGTCAAGCGCTTCATCACCTCCGGTGAGCACGACATGGAGGAGAACATCCTCCACTACGTCCTCGCGCGGCCGGAGGGCCACGGCCCCGGCACCAAGGGCCTGTCCCTCTTCCTCGTCCCGAAGTACCTCTTCGACTTCGAGACCGGCGAGCTGGGCGAGCGCAACGGCGTGTACGCGACGAACGTCGAGCACAAGATGGGCCTGAAGGCCTCCAACACGTGCGAGATGACCTTCGGCGACCGTCACCCTGCCAAGGGCTGGCTGATCGGCGACAAGCACGACGGCATCCGCCAGATGTTCCGCATCATCGAGTTCGCCCGCATGATGGTCGGCACGAAGGCGATCTCGACGCTGTCGACGGGTTACCTGAACGCCCTGGAGTACGCCAAGGAGCGCGTCCAGGGTCCCGACCTGGCGAACTTCATGGACAAGACCGCGCCCAAGGTCACCATCACGCACCACCCGGACGTGCGCCGCTCGCTGATGACGCAGAAGGCGTACGCGGAGGGCATGCGCGCCCTGGTGCTGCACACCGCGGCCGTCCAGGACGAGATCGCCGTCAAGACGGCCGCCGGCGAGGACGTCAGCGCCCTGCACGCGCTGAACGACCTGCTCCTGCCGATCGTCAAGGGCTACGGCTCCGAGAAGGGCTACGAGCAGCTCGCCCAGTCGCTGCAGACCTTCGGCGGCTCCGGCTTCCTGCAGGAGTACCCGATCGAGCAGTACATCCGCGACGCCAAGATCGACACCCTGTACGAGGGCACGACGGCGATCCAGGGCCAGGACTTCTTCTTCCGGAAGATCGTCCGCAACCAGGGCGCGGCGCTGAACTCCCTCGCCGAGGACATCAAGAAGTTCCTGGCGCTCGGCACCGGCGGCGAGGAGCTGTCCACCGCCCGCGAGCAGCTCGCCAAGGCGGCCGTCGAGCTGGAGGCCATCGTCGGGCTGATGCTCACCGACCTCGCGGCCACCGAGCAGGACGTCAAGAACATCTACAAGGTGGGCCTGAACACCACTCGCCTGCTGATGGCCTCCGGCGACGTGGTCGTCGGTTACCTGCTGCTGCGCGGTGCCGCCGTGGCCGCCGAGAAGCTGGCGACCGCCTCCGCCAAGGACAAGCCCTTCTACACCGGCAAGATCGCGGCCGCGAAGTTCTTCGCCGCGAACGTGCTGCCGGGCGTCACCGGTGCGCGCAAGCTCGCCGAGGGCGTGGAGCTGGACCTGATGGAGCTGGACGAGGCGGCGTTCTAA